The sequence GACAAAGAAAGAGACTGACAACAGGTAAAGCGAGTTAAATGAAAATTTAAGAATTTTGCAGCTTAGTTTTAGTGAATTCATGTGTTTCATAAACATGTAATTCAGGAGAGATGATGGTTGGACCAGCAAGAGCTTTGTTCATGGATGAGATATCGACAGGTTTGGACAGTTCAACTACATACCAGATCGTGGATTCGATAAAACAATCCATCCATATTCTACAAGGAACTGCTTTGATCTCACTGCTTCAGCCTGCACCAGAAAGTTATGACTTATTCGATGACATAATTCTCCTATCAGACGGGCATATCGTGTATCAAGGGCCTCGCCAAAACATATTAGAATTCTTTGAACATATGGGATTCAGATGTCCTGAAAGAAAAGGGGTAGCAGATTTCTTGCAAGAAGTAAATCTCTTAGCCACTCTCAGTTCCTCGGGCTTATCTATATATAACCAATATTCTGAAATAAAGGGTACATTTTTGACATTACAGGTGACATCAAAGAAAGACCAAGAGCAATACTGGATACATAAGAATGAGCCTTATACTTATATTTCTGATAAAGAATTTTCCGAAGCCTTTCAGTCATTTCATGTCGGTAGGAAGTTAGGAGACGAGCTTTCTGTTCCATTCGATAAAGAGAAGAGTCATCCTGCTGCCTTAACCACAGCCAAATACGGTGTTACCAAGAAAGAGCTTTTAAAAGCTTGTGTATCTCGAGAATTCCTTCTTATGAAAAGAAATTCTTTCGTCTACATATTCAAGATGACTCAAGTAAGATTATTGAGCCTTTGATTTTATCAGGCATTTATGTTCAATATAACAACAAATAACGAGTTATTTACTTCATTTTTGCAGCTTATTCTCATGGCTTTCATATCCATGACAGTATTTCTACGAACTGAAatgcataagaacacaaaaaCGGACGGTGGAGTCTACATGGGAGCTCTCTTCTATGCACTGATCATGATTATGTTCAATGGATTCTCAGAACTTGCTCTCAGCATATTGAAACTTCCGGTATTTTATAAGCAACGGGACCTTCTTTTTTTCCCCGCTTGGGCATACTCTCTGCCATCATGGATCCTTAAAATTCCTATTACACTAGTTGAGGTTTTCATTTGGGTCGTTATAACTTATTATGCCACAGGATATGATTATGATGTGGGAAGGTAAAATATGTCGTCGGTTATCTTACCATGAAAAAAAGGAGCCGTTTATATTGTACCATCTCAATGATTCTTGCAAATGACAGGTTTTTCAAGCACTTGCTTCTGCTCATATGTATCAACCAGATGGCTTCTGGGCTATTTCGTTTCGTGGGGGCATTAGGAAGAAACATTATTGTTGCTAACACATTCGGATCATGCGCATTAATCACAGTTCTTGTCTTAGGAGGATTCATTTTATCAAGAGGTAGGTACAAAAATGGGTTCTTTTCAAGAATCCAATATAATACTTTGTGATAGCGAATTTTCACAAGAGACTATGTATGTTCTTCTATCAGATGATATCAAGAAATGGTGGATATGGGGATACTGGACCTCACCTCTGATGTATGGACAAAATGCCATAGCTGTGAATGAATTTCTTGGAAAGAGTTGGAGTCATGTGAGAATCTTTCATATAATGTGGCATCTAAGGAGGTACATGAAGATTAACTTGGTAAAACTTAACCAATGATGGCAATTTGTGCTGCAGGTTCCTGATGGCGCAACAGAATCGGTTGGCGTATCGGTCCTGAAGTCTAGAGGGATTTTTCCAGAAGCACGATGGTACTGGATAGGTGTAGGAGCAATCATTGGATATATTTTCCTATTCAATTTCTTGGTCACCTTAGCTCTAACCTATCTCAACCGTAAGTGTTTTTGTGTCATTTAAATATATGCACTTTCGTTCTTTAGCTCCTTATTTGAACAAAATTGCATCATATGATGCAGCATTTGGAAAACCTCAAGCTATTCTGTCAGAAGAAATATTAGCGGAGAGGAATGCTAGCAAACGAGGAGATCCGGTGGAGTTGTCATCCAGAGGAAAGAGCACATCTGGTAAGAAGTTAGCTAGCTAAATGCTTCTGTAAGTCGTTTGTGTTCAAGTTTTTGACAAACTATACATGATATGGTAGCGTATGCAGGACAAGAAGATGGTGTTTATAGAACTGTATCATCAAGGTCTATGTCATCAAGAGTTGGTAGCATCAGTGAAGCCGATCCAAATGGGAAGAGAGGGATGATTTTACCCTTCGAACCTCTTTCAATCACTTTTGATGATATCCGTTATGCAGTGGATATGCCGCAGGTGCATTCAATTTCTACACAAGAAATCTAAGCTCACCTAGATTTGAAAGCAAGCTTAATCTAAAATGCTTATGCATGCAGGAAATGAAAGCTCAAGGTGTTCAAGAAAATCGATTAGAGCTTTTGAAAGGCATAAGTGGTGCTTTTAGGCCGGGGGTTTTGACAGCCCTGATGGGTATCAGTGGGGCAGGAAAGACCACGCTAATGGACGTATTATCAGGTCGAAAAACAGGTGGATATATTGATGGGACAATCACTATCTCTGGGTATAAGAAGAAGCAAGAAACATTTGCTCGTATATCGGGATACTGTGAGCAAACTGACATTCACTCGCCTCATGTTACGGTTCACGAATCCTTGCAGTTTTCAGCATGGCTCAGGTTGCCTCCTGAGGTCGCATCAACACGAAAGGTTCTTACCAACCACAAAATTTGTTACAAAAAAATAGAGGGCATTAAACTTAGGTTTATCTGACTCTAAAAGTGACAATAAATGCAGATGTTCATCGAAGAGGTAATGGAACTAGTTGAACTCACTCCACTGAGAGAAGCACTTGTAGGCTTGCCTGGTGTGAATGGTCTTTCAACCGAGCAGCGAAAGAGGCTTACTATTGCAGTCGAGCTCGTGGCCAATCCTTCGATCATATTCATGGATGAGCCAACCTCCGGCCTTGATGCTAGAGCTGCTGCTATAGTTATGAGAACTGTGAGAAACACAGTGGACACAGGTCGAACTGTGGTCTGCACTATCCATCAACCTAGCATCGATATATTTGATGCTTTTGATGAGGTAAAATTCATTTCTTGTGTAGATTTTTCCAAAATGTATGATCCAGCGGTTTGTGTATAGCATAAAAATGAGTAGTTTGAAGTTCTTAGATATGTTTTCAAAAATAAACTAATGAAGTTCCATAATTGATAATTCTATGCAGTTACTGCTGCTAAAACGAGGAGGCGAAGAAATATATGTTGGTCCATTAGGCAGGCATTCTTCTCAACTAATTCAATACTTTGAGGTCAGCTGATAAGTCACCAGACTAACACTATTCAAAATCGAAACTCCATTTGTTAAAAGCATCATTAAATGGGTTTATTTCTGACGTCTCTACAGGGAATAAATGGTGTTGGTAAAATCAAAGATGGTTATAATCCAGCAACATGGATGTTGGAAATCAGTTCAACAGCCCAAGAAGCTGCTTTAGGAGTTGATTTCACGGAAATATACAAGAACTCTGAAATTCACAGGTAAAACCAAGTCAAGATATTAAACTTCACTGTCATCATCACCTGTGAGCTCATAATTGAAGTTGATCTCAACTTGCATCCAAATTTTGGACAAAAATTCACAGGAGAAACAAAGCTTTGATCAAGGAACTTAGCATACCAGCTCCTGGTTCGAAGGATTTGTACTTTCGAACAAGTTATTCCCAATCTTTCTGGACACAATGCATGGCTTGTCTGTGGAAACAGCACTGGTCATATTGGAGAAATCCACCATACACTGCTGTTAGATTGCTGTTCACTACATTTATTGCCCTGATGTTCGGCACGATTTTCTGGAATATTGGCCCCAAAAGGTTAGCACATTTGTCCACATTCCTTTTTCAACATACCGTGTCAAAAAGAGTGAATATTTTTTGTATCATTGCAGGGAAAGAAAGCAAGATATATTCAATGCAATGGGTTCAATGTATGCTGCTGTTCTATTTCTTGGAGTACAAAATGCTACATCAATACAGCCAGTTGTTGCTGTCGAAAGAACGGTCTTTTACCGGGAAAGAGCTGCTGGAATGTACTCAGCTTTACCCTATGCCTTTGGACAGGTAAACAATATAGTCTCAAAAAATGCTGTCAATAAAAGACAAATTCCtgatcattttatttttctgcccaGGTTGTGGTTGAACTTCCCAATCTTCTGATTCAAACACTTGTCTATGGAGTGATAGTATACGccatgattggatttgaatggACATTTTCCAAGTTCTTTTGGTATCTTTTCTTCATGTACTTCACCTTGCTATACTTCACATTCTATGGTATGATGACAATAGCTGTTACCCCGAATCACAACATAGCCGCCATTGTTTCGTCTGCCTTTTATGCTCTGTGGAACCTATTCTCAGGATTCATAATCCCCAAAACAGTAAGTTTCCTTCAAGTTTTCAAGCAACATTTAACGAAATCAACAATCAGTCATATGATTTTATAAAACATAGTATGCTTCTTGCAATATCTGTGGGGAGACAAGTTTCTCTAAGACAAAAAATCTAATTTATCAATGTAGAATTTGGCCAGTTTTTTTTAAGAAACTTAACACAAAAATGGGCTTATTTTGTTCCTTGTTTAACAGAGAATTCCAGTGTGGTGGAGATGGTATTATTACATATGTCCAATTTCTTGGACTTTATATGGATTGGTTGCTTCACAATTTGGAGATATCAAGACAAATATAGAGGACAATGAAACAGTTGAACACTTTATTACAAGTTATTTCGGATTTAAACACGATTTTGTGGGATATGtcgctttaattattgttggGATTTCTGTGCTTTTTGGCTTTATCTTTGCGTTCTCTATTAGGGCATTTAACTTCCAGAAAAGATGAGAGCTTTAGTGATTAATAGATAGGAGAGTTGATAATGTATTGTGTAAATTATTAGTAGTTTGATTCATGTTTCGTTTTTAGTGTTCTTTTCTTCGTTTTATATAATCGATCACCGAAAATGGAACGTGCATTTTCCAGAATGATTTATAgggatgataaaaaaaatactgaGTGGCAAATTTAACCCTTAAATTATTTGGAGAAATTGAGATCTGTGACACGCAAACAAGACAGAAATTTTGATGCCGCATATGTTACAGTTGGAAAAATACATCCTCGGATTATTGGTAAGaaaagtataaaaaaaatctttcgTCACCATCTCAAATATGTAAGCTATCCAAAAAAACTCTGCAAGTCTTTCAACTCTTCCCGAGGAACAACTAAGTTTGGTGGGGGTTGTTGGTGGAAGCACACCACAACGACTGCTAAATTATCGCCGCTCTTTCTCTTCATAGCTTCATTAACAAGATCCTTACTACACATGATCGGGTCGTTGTGTTCTTGAAGTCTTCTACGAGCAAAATCCACTGCATTTTGgctcataaatattaaatacgtCCCAAAGACAATCACATCCTATGATTAGAAACTTAGAAACTCATCGTCTTCTGTTAAACTTATTTTCATAAGTTCAGGTTCTGCACTGAGGGAACCCCCACCCCTACCTTTCAGTCCCCCCATATGCCAGTCTCCTAAGGCACGAGCAACAGAGCAACATTGAATTGCCCATTGAGATAACCATCAGATATGTGACCTCCAGAAGCTTCTACTATTTTTCTTTCTATCAAACAAATAGGTTTGTGGGCTCTCGACACCTCAACTGCTTTACCACGACGACAAAGTACTGCTCTACAGTCTCCAGCATTTGCCATCATGTTAAGAAATTGACTCGGACCTAACTCAcatcaaaagctagctcaagaggtgaaAGTTTATCCTTGCCTATATATTAAACTCCCAGGTTATTTAACCAACCGATGTGAGACAAACTAAACATACCAACACACCTCTCGCACTTCCAGGAATGAAACGTGGAGAAATTAATGGGTGGCCCAATTATAGGACGGGCGAGGCCAACTATGGGTCGTCCAACACATAGCGGTGGAACtcgggctctgataccatgttaagaAATGAGACAtagacctaactcacctcaaaagctagctcaagaggtgaaAGTTTATCCTTgtctatatattaaactcccAGGTTATTTAAccaaccgatgtgggacaaACTAAACATACCAACACACCACAAGTGACCTGCCATGGATGTTGGAGAGAAAAAGCCCCCGAATAAATAAGAAGATCTCAACTTAGATGGTCAAATAACATGTGTGACTGGATAGATAAAACAGTTCCAGTCCGAGGACCTCGAAGTGGAAATGAGAAAGTTTAGGAGCTCACAGCAATACAGAGACAAGGGACATCAGAATAAGTGTCAAACGAACACACCTATCTCCACATACAGATGATTTCTAAGTCTAAATTACGTTACAAACAGAGAGTTGGACCGGAGCAAAATTTTCATGTagtgcagaaaaaaaaaaaagaataaacctAGATCCATGCAATCTttgttgttttaaaaaaaacaagacaAAGATGTAAAGTGTTGACAAGAGTAACGAGGTCTGCATTGAATATATCATATAACTGACAGTGTCTTTCATGGATACGGCCATACTCGGAGAAACATGGCGAATTGCCAGCCAAGattaaaacacacacacacacagacaTATGCGCATACATAGAGACAATTAAACCCCCTAGTTACCATGTTACTTCAATAGTATCAAGGATGAAGAAGTGCTATAGCACATGTTCATTTTTC comes from Henckelia pumila isolate YLH828 chromosome 4, ASM3356847v2, whole genome shotgun sequence and encodes:
- the LOC140864100 gene encoding pleiotropic drug resistance protein 1-like yields the protein MEGGDIFRVSSARISSSNIWRNTGLEVFSRSSLEADDEEALKWAAIEKLPTYLRIRRGILQEEEGQSREIDIKNLGLAERKNLVERLLKLVEEGNEKFLLKLKERIDRVGLELPTIEVRFEHLNIDAEAYVGSRALPTVFNFTVNILEGFLSYLCILPSRKKQLPILHDVSGIIKPGRMTLLLGPPNSGKTTLLLALAGKLDPELQVSGKVTYNGSEMAEFVPQRTSAYISQYDLHIGELTVRETLAFSARCQGVGARYEMLAELSRREKEANIKPDPDIDIFMKASSIEGQEASVVTDYILKILGLETCADTLVGDEMVRGISGGQRKRLTTGEMMVGPARALFMDEISTGLDSSTTYQIVDSIKQSIHILQGTALISLLQPAPESYDLFDDIILLSDGHIVYQGPRQNILEFFEHMGFRCPERKGVADFLQEVTSKKDQEQYWIHKNEPYTYISDKEFSEAFQSFHVGRKLGDELSVPFDKEKSHPAALTTAKYGVTKKELLKACVSREFLLMKRNSFVYIFKMTQLILMAFISMTVFLRTEMHKNTKTDGGVYMGALFYALIMIMFNGFSELALSILKLPVFYKQRDLLFFPAWAYSLPSWILKIPITLVEVFIWVVITYYATGYDYDVGRFFKHLLLLICINQMASGLFRFVGALGRNIIVANTFGSCALITVLVLGGFILSRDDIKKWWIWGYWTSPLMYGQNAIAVNEFLGKSWSHVPDGATESVGVSVLKSRGIFPEARWYWIGVGAIIGYIFLFNFLVTLALTYLNPFGKPQAILSEEILAERNASKRGDPVELSSRGKSTSGQEDGVYRTVSSRSMSSRVGSISEADPNGKRGMILPFEPLSITFDDIRYAVDMPQEMKAQGVQENRLELLKGISGAFRPGVLTALMGISGAGKTTLMDVLSGRKTGGYIDGTITISGYKKKQETFARISGYCEQTDIHSPHVTVHESLQFSAWLRLPPEVASTRKMFIEEVMELVELTPLREALVGLPGVNGLSTEQRKRLTIAVELVANPSIIFMDEPTSGLDARAAAIVMRTVRNTVDTGRTVVCTIHQPSIDIFDAFDELLLLKRGGEEIYVGPLGRHSSQLIQYFEGINGVGKIKDGYNPATWMLEISSTAQEAALGVDFTEIYKNSEIHRRNKALIKELSIPAPGSKDLYFRTSYSQSFWTQCMACLWKQHWSYWRNPPYTAVRLLFTTFIALMFGTIFWNIGPKRERKQDIFNAMGSMYAAVLFLGVQNATSIQPVVAVERTVFYRERAAGMYSALPYAFGQVVVELPNLLIQTLVYGVIVYAMIGFEWTFSKFFWYLFFMYFTLLYFTFYGMMTIAVTPNHNIAAIVSSAFYALWNLFSGFIIPKTRIPVWWRWYYYICPISWTLYGLVASQFGDIKTNIEDNETVEHFITSYFGFKHDFVGYVALIIVGISVLFGFIFAFSIRAFNFQKR